CTGCACCATCGAGCGCCGGGCCGCCGGATCGCCGAACAGCACCTCCGCGGCGGCCAGCGCCCGGGCGTGGTTGTCCACCCGCACCGGCAGCCCGGTCGCCCGCTCCAGCAGCTCCCGCAACGGCACCTCCCGCCAGCCCAGCGGCTCGTGGCGCACCGTCACCCCGCGCTCGGCGTCCACCGCGCCGCCGGTCACCGCGCCCAGCCCCAGCACCCGCCGACCGCTCCCGGCCGGCGCGGCCTGCAGCCGCGGCCAGCAGCCGGGGCAGCCGGGCCAGCAGCGCCTTCAGCACCGCCGACCCGCGCCGCCCGCCGTTCGGCAGCTCCTGCCGGAACAGCACCCGGCCGCGCAGGTCCAGCAGCGCGAAGGTGCTGTACGGCAGGCCCACGTGCAGCCCGGCCACCGCCAGGCGCTCCGCGTCCACCTCCAGCGGCAGCTGCGGACGGCCCCGCACCCCCGGCGCGGCGACCGCCAACTCCGGTCGCTCCGCCAGCAGTTCGAGCCGCAGCAGATCCACCACCTGGCGGGAGACCGCCGCCGCGCTCAGCCCGGTCAGCCGGGCCACCGTGCTGCGTGCCACCGGCCCGTGGTCCAGCACCGCCCGCAGCACGGTGGCCGCGTTCGCCTCCCGGCGGTCGTCCCCGGGCCGGGTCGCCGGTCGTGGGGCGGGGCGCGGGACGGGGACGGCCGGGATGCTGCGGACGGTGCCGTTCACGGATTCGACTCCTCTGCTCTGCCGGGTGGACCGGTCAGGAAACGGGGCCGGACAGCGCCTCGGCCTCCAGCTCGGCGGCCGGGACCAGGCCCGCCACCCGCGGCGGGTCGGCCGGCTCCAGCAGCCGGCTCGGCTGCCCGTCCACGCCCACCGGCAGGTCGCCGTCCAGGGTGATCCGGCGCACCAGGCGCGGCTCGTCGCCGTAGTCGTTCACCGCGTAGTGCTGGGTGGCCCGGTTGTCCCAGATCGCCACGTCGCCGACCTGCCAGTCCCAGCGCACGCTGTTCTCCAGCCGCTCGACGTACCGCTGGAACAGCTCGATCAGCGCCCGGCTGTCCTTGCCGGACACCCCGACGATCTTCTGCGCGAACGACCCCAGCAGCAGGTGCTTCTCACCCGTCACCGGGTGCACCCGCACCAGCGGGTGCTCGGTCTTGAACGCGGTGGACACGAACACCTGCCGGAACAGCTTCGCCACCTCGGCGTTGTCGGCCAGCTCCGGCGCCAGCGCCAGGTTCGCCGCGTAGTCGTAGTCGTTGGTGTGCACCGCCCGCAGGCTCTCCGCGAGCGCCTTCAGCGGCGCCGGCAGGTCCTGGTACGCGGCCGCGGTGTTCGCCCACACCGTGCTGCCGCCCGCCGGCGGCAGCTCCAGCGCCCGCAGGATCGACGCCTTCGGGTACGAGGGCACGAACGTCACGTCGGTGTGCCAGTTGTTCGCCCGCACGCCCTTGGTGGCGTCCAGCTCGAAGATGTACCGCCCGTCCGCGCTCGGCACCGTCGGGTGGAACACCGGCTGCCCCAACAGCCGTGCGAACGCCTCGTGTTCGGCGTCGTCCAGGTGCGCCTGGCCGCGGAAGAACAGCACCTTGTGCTCGTACAGCGCGGCCTCCAGCGCCGCCACCGTCTCGGCCGGCAGGTCGCCGCCCAGCTTGACGTCGTGGACGACCGCACCGATCCGGCCCGCCGCCGGGGTCAGCCGCAGCTCGGTCGGGGTGAGGACGGGAGTGGACGTGGAAACGGACATGGTGGGACTCCTTCGGGGAGGTGGGAACGGCGACGGCGGCACGGGTGCCGCCACAACGGCCGGACACCGCACGGCGATCGGGCAGCCCACAGGGCGCACCGCCGTGACGGAGGGAGAGGGGAGAAAGGAGAGGGGAGAGCGCGCGCCGACTACAGGCAGCAGCGCCGACAACAGCCACGGGGACGCAGACCCACCGGGGCCGGGCACGACGGACGACAGACGACAACGACGGTACGCATCGGCCCTCCTTCCGGTTCGCTGCGACTGGGCTCGGCGCTCATCGTGCTCGGCCCGAACGCCC
The window above is part of the Kitasatospora sp. NA04385 genome. Proteins encoded here:
- a CDS encoding TauD/TfdA family dioxygenase, which encodes MSVSTSTPVLTPTELRLTPAAGRIGAVVHDVKLGGDLPAETVAALEAALYEHKVLFFRGQAHLDDAEHEAFARLLGQPVFHPTVPSADGRYIFELDATKGVRANNWHTDVTFVPSYPKASILRALELPPAGGSTVWANTAAAYQDLPAPLKALAESLRAVHTNDYDYAANLALAPELADNAEVAKLFRQVFVSTAFKTEHPLVRVHPVTGEKHLLLGSFAQKIVGVSGKDSRALIELFQRYVERLENSVRWDWQVGDVAIWDNRATQHYAVNDYGDEPRLVRRITLDGDLPVGVDGQPSRLLEPADPPRVAGLVPAAELEAEALSGPVS